In Hahella sp. HNIBRBA332, the genomic window TCTGCCTTGGATCAAACTCCTTGTGATACCAAAGAGTATAGTATTTTCGCATGTGGAATAACCTGCGGAGGAGCGGAGCGATGCATGAATTTGAACTTACGTGCGGGGTCGACGGACTGAGCGATTTTCTCGACGCATTGGGTGGGCAACTGGATGAACCACTGGCGCAGGACAAAATCGCGCTGGCGTTAGCGGCCCTGGCTCAACTGGGCGACGGAGAGGAGGAAGACATCGAGTTTGATCTGCGCTACCAGGAGGCGCTAACTCCGATCGTCATCAAAGCGGCGGTGACCCATAATGTCGGTCCCCGGTTGGTGTTCGCCACGCCCTCAGAATCTCTCTACGAGACGGCGCGCCGATTGGCGTAATTACCTTGCTGCAAGTCCGGCGTCGCGTCTTCAACTGACGAACGACGCCGGGATGCCTACGCAAGATTAGCTTAGGCGGTCAGCCCGCCATCCAGCGCCACCGCCTGTCCGGTCATGAAGCTGGATTCGTCTGAACACAGCCAGGCGATCATGCGTCCTATTTCCTCAGGCTCGCCCAGCCGTTGCATCGGGTTGGCGCGCACCACCTTCTGCGCCTTTTTCTCATCCATCGCCTGTAGCGCGCGTTGCACCATGGGCGTGTTGATAAAGCTGGGACAAACCGCATTGATGCGAATTCCGGAGCTGGCGTATTCGACCGCTGCGGACTTGCTCAGCCCGACCACGCCGAACTTGCTGGCGGAGTACGGCGCAAGCGACGGTGCGCTGCGCAGACCAGCGATGGAGGCGAGATTGATGATGCGTCCGTCACGGCGCGGCAGCATGCATTTGATCTGCTCGCGCATGCACAGGAACACGCCCTTCAGGTTGATGTCGATTACCTGATCCCAGGTGGCTTCGTCGATGTCCGCCATCCTGGCGTTGACGTGCTCCACGCCCGCACTGTTGACGGCGCAATCGAGCCTGCCGCAGACTTCCATTACGAAGGCGTGTAAATGGGCGACTTGCACCGCCTGTGTCACATCAGCGGCGCAGAAATGCGCCCGGCCGCCCTGGTCGCGAATCAACGCGGCGACAGCGTCGCCCTGTTCCGCATTGATGTCGGACAGGATCAATTCCGCCCCCAACTGAGCCAGTAGAAGGGCGGTCTCTTTACCAATACCGGAGGCGGCGCCGGTGATCAAATTCACCTTGTCCTGCAGATCGTAAGCCATATCCGCGCTCCTTAGTTGTCCGCTACCTTGAGCACCAACTTGCCGAAGTTGTCGCCGCTGAACAGCATCATCAGCGTGTTGGGGAAGTTTTCAATGCCTTCCACCACGTGCTCTTTCGCTTTCAGCTTGCCAGCGGCCATCCAGCCGGCCATTTCCATCGCCGCTTTGCCGTAATGCTTGGCGTTGTCGAACACCACAATGCCCTCCATGCGGGCGCGATTGACCAGCAGTGACAGATAGTTGGAAGGACCTTTCACCGGCTTGGTGTTGTTGTATTGGGAAATAGCGCCGCAAATCACAATGCGCGCATGCAGATTGATGCGGGTGAGCACGGCGTCCAGGATATCGCCGCCGACATTGTCGAAGAACACGTCGACACCATTGGGACATTCCCGTTTCAGGCCGGCCATGACGTCCTCGTTTTTGTAATCCACCACGCCGTCAAAGCCAAGTTCTTCGGTCAGATAGCGACATTTCTCTGGACCGCCGGCGATGCCCACAACGCGACATCCTTTGATCTTGGCGATCTGACCTACCACACCGCCCACCGCGCCTGCGGCGCCGGACACCACCACGGTCTCGCCCTCTTGCGGCTTGCCGGTGTCCAACAGTCCGAAATAGGCGGTCATGCCGGGCATGCCGAGGACGCCAAGATAGCGTGGCGCCGGAGCGATGCGCGTATCGACTTTGTGCAGTTCTTTACCATTGCAGATGGCGTATTGCTGGACGCCCAGCATGCCCACCACCATGTCGCCGGGACTGAAATCTGCGTGGTTGGAGGCGATGACTTCGCCGACGGCGCCGGCGCGCATGACCTCGCCGATTTGCACCGGCGCAATATAGGACTTGCCTTCGTTGAGCCAGCCGCGCATGGCAGGATCAAGGGAGACGTATTGAATTTTCACCAGTACTTCATCAGCGCCCGGCTGCGCGACAGGTTGCTCGCAGAATTCCCAGGTATCGTCGCCGGGTTCGCCCACTGGTCGCTTGGCCAGACGATATTGCTTATTAAGCAGTTCGCTCATGGATGTATTACCTTTATTGTTGATTGCGTCTACTGTGTTTCAGATAGCCATTTGGATTTTTCAGCGTCGCACATGGCGTTGAGGATTAATACTGGCGTATATGACATAAAACAGGTTGTTTTAGCCATATCTTTGCCTCTGTACGGCGCCATTGGAAAGGCGTGAAGGCTGCGAATCCTTAATCCTGGAGGGGTTAAAAAGCGGCGCGCAGGGGCATAGAATGGGTCAGGTTCAGGTCTAATACTCCCGGTCCGGACACCGCTTCAAGCAGGACAATCCCACGCCGGGACCGCGCTTTCAGCCACAAGGGATACCCCTGATGATGACAAAATTTTCTGCTCTGATCAGACTTTCCATTCGCCTCGCCTTGCTGTGTTTCGCATTGGCGGGCGCCTGCCGCGCCGCAGACAATTTAAATATGATGACGGAGGACTACGCTCCGCTGAACTTTGCAGAGAATGGTCGTCTGCAAGGCGTATCTGTGGATCTGATGGAAGAGATGCTGCAGATCGCCGGTTACTCGCAAACCCGCGCGGATATGTTGTTAATGCCTTGGGCGCGGGCGTACACCCATGTGCAGCAAAGCCGCAATGCGGTGCTGTTCGCCATGACCCGCACAGAACACCGCGATGGGCTGTTCAAGTGGGTGGGGCCGATTATTCCCTCTCATATCGTGATCACCGCCCGCCGTGACAAATCCCTGCGTGTTGCGTCTCTGCAGGACTTGAAGACGTTGCGCATCGCCACCGTGCGCGACGATATCGGCGAGCAGTTGTTACTGAATAACGGCGTGCCCGACAGCGCGTTGCGTCGCACCTCCAGCCCGCAGGTGGCGTTGGCGATGCTGAGCCTTGGACAGGTGGACGCCTGGGCCTACGGCAGGCTTGGCGCAGCCTGGTACATCAAGCAGATGAAGCTGAAACCGGCGGACTACGAAGAGATCTTTACCCTGAAAGATTCGGATCAATATTTCGCGTTCAGCCTGCAGACTCCCGATGAAATAGTGCAGCGCTTTCAGCAGGCGTTGGACCAGCTGAAGAACAACGGCCGCCATCAGGCCATTGTGAACAAATATGTGGAAGGGGCGTTGTAAACGGACCCGATGCGTCTGCCGCAACGGGCCCATTTGCGTTTAACGTTTCAATACCAGAGCGGAAAGACGCGCCGCCCGCACATGGAAATCCGGCGCGGTGTAAAGAAAGACGCCAGGACCGCGATTGGTGAGGCTCCAGACGAACAGAGACAGCGCAGTCACGCCAAGGGTGGCCAGGGTGGGATACAGTGCGTACCAGCCGGTGATCGCCGCACTACTGTCGAACACGCCGGCTTTGACCAGCGCCGGCGCCAGCCAGACTCCCGCCATTTCAATAAATATCCGATGCAGGACATAGATCTGCAGCGTGTTCTTACCCATCCACCGCAACATTTTGAAATCCGCAATGGACTGCGTGAATGCGAAACCCATGATGCTGATGCTCACCAGCAGTAGACTGGTGAAAAGAAAGTGTTCCCAGTGCAGCAGCTTCAGGCTCAGGGACGCCAGACCGAAAACCGCCAATAGTCCGATACTGCGTAGACTGATGCGGCTGAGCAGGGAAAACAGATGGCGGCCGAAGAAGCAGCCCAGCCCGTAAAATACGCCATTGGCGATGATACTTTTGGTGGGCCAGTCATGGACAAAGGTTTGCCCGATAAAATGACCCGTCAGCAAAACCAGCATCGCCAGCGGCCAACGACTGGATAACAGTTTGCAGATGGCGAAATACCAGGGCAGGGCGTAGAGATACCAAAGGCTGCTGGAGCCGGTCAGGGTCAGAGAGATGAACTCCGCCGGATTGGAGGAATATAGCGCGTTGGTGACTTCCGTCAGTTGTTTTTCAGAACCGCCGGCCCAGTTCACCAGGGTGACGCCCAGCCATTGCAGCGCGCCCCAAAGCACAAAAAGGTAAGCCAGATTATAGATGCGCTTCTGCGCCACATCGCTCCAACGATACTGAGTGACGGCGCGATGCACCAGAAAGCCGGAGATCATGAAAAACAGCGGCATGCGCAACGGCGCCAGATAAATGCTCACCAAATGGTGAAAATGTTCAAATTTGACGGCGGTGGAGCTTAACTCAACTCCAGGCAAAGCATAGGAAGTAATAATGACGTGGTGAAGCACCACCAACAAAATACAAACGCCCTTCGCCGTATCAATCCAGTCGATGTTGGTTTTGGCTTGGTTCGCCATGGTGTAACCCTTATCCATTGGTGGCGGTAAAAGTGGAAAGTCCCGGAAGATAACAAAAAACTTTTACCCTGCATACCGCGTACCAAAAGGCGCTGCCTGGCAAGTGAGTGAGCGCACGCTTTTTGCTGTTTTAACAAGATAAAAAGTCGTGTTTGGGCCGATAAAAATAGCCCTGAAATGAGGCGTATCAACGATGTGGCGCCCGTCCATGACGCGGGAGAAGGAAGAAGAGATGAATAACGACGTTGGGAGCGGTTGCGGGGTTCAGTCCAGCCCTCGCTCCCGCAGAATATCCATGACTTCCCGCAACGCCGGTTCGATTTGGGTGGGTGCACTTTGATGGGGCGTCACCCACACTTTAGGGTGGTTCCATAGCGGATGCGTGGCGGGTAAGGGTTCCTGCTGGAATACATCCATCATCGCCCCGCGTAAATGGCCGTTGTCCAAGTGTTCCAGAAGGGCGTTTTCGTTCGTCACCGCGCCGCGGGATAAGCACACTACGGCGGCCCCTTGCGGCAAGCGGGAGAGGCGGTTCAGACTCAGGAAACCTTCCGTCGCCGCGTTATGAGGCAGCATATTGATAAGAATGTCACATTGCCTGAGAAATTCATTCAGCGCGGTCTCTCCGGCGAAAGTGGCGACGCCGGCCAGGGACTTGCCGCTACGCGACCAGCCTGACGTTGAGTATCCCAACTGACTCAGATGTTGCGCAACTGTCCCTCCCAGGCTGCCCAGTCCCAGCACGCCGACGCGGGTGTCCCGATTGGCGCGGTAGTAAGGGCTGTGAGGCAGCCAGACTTTGTCCTGTTGCGCCTGCCGAAACTGGTCGAAGTTGCGTTGAAAGTGCAGCACGGCGTAGGTGGCGTATTCCGACATAGCCTGACGCATGCCGGCGTCCCGCATACGCTCTACGGGCGTTCCCGCCGGCAGGCGCAACTGTCGGATCAGTCCATCTATGCCTGCGCCCAATCCAATGACCAGTTTCAGATTGCGCGCCTGGGTCCAGTCCGTCAGGGTGGGGCGCCAAATGAGCAGAACATCGATCTCTTCGATAGCGATTTCTTCCGGCGCCAGAAGCTGGAGTGCGGGACTGATGGTCTGCGCCGCCTGTCGCCATTCCTGCAGGTCGAACGCGCCGCTGTGAAACACGATGTTCATGAGAATCTCTATGGTTGTTAAACGGGATCAGGTTCTGAAAATATCGGCGTCGCTGTTGAAGTATTTAAACTCCAGCACGTTGCCCGACGGGTCGCTGACAAAGAAAGTGCCTTGCTCGCCAGGTTCACCGACGAAGCGGATTTTCGGCGGCAGCAGGAAGGTGTCGCAGCGTTCGGTGATGCGATCACGCACTTTTTCCCATTCGCTTTTATCCAGAATAACGCCGAAATGCGGTACGCGGATGCTGTCGCCATCAACGGCGTTGCGGCCGGCGTCTTCCTGGGGGCTTTCCACGAGATGGGCGGTAATCTGGTGGCCGAAAAAGTCAAAGTCGATCCAGCGCTCCGCAGTACGACCGATGGCGCAGCCGAAACGATCCACATAAAAGGCGCGGGCGGCGTCCAGATTGGTCACGGGAAAGGCCAGATGAAACGGCCGCATACATACCTCCTGAAATAAGTGATAATTGAGCTGTGTGCAATTATCACTGTGAAATTCGCGATTAAGAAGCGATATTAATTCAATTTGATTGAGATTTTCTCACAATGCGGATGCTGCCTCCTTTAAACGCGGTGCGTACGTTTGAATGCGCCGCCCGTCATCTCAGCTTCACCAAGGCCGCAGAAGAACTCTGTGTGACGCCGGGCGCCGTGAGTCGCGCTATCGCCGGACTGGAGGAGCGTCTGCAAACGCCATTGTTCAGTCAGCACAAGCGTCGCCTGCAACTTACCGCCGCCGGACGCGCCTACCTGTTTCATGTCACACAGGCGTTAGACCGCCTGTCCCTGGGCACGGATGAATTGCTGCAACATCGAGGCGAGGGCGGCCTGCTGACGATCGGCGCGTTGCCGACGTTAGGCTCCCGATGGCTGATTCCCAAGCTGCAGGACTTTCAGCGGCGCTATCCCAATATCTCCGTAGAAGTGAAAACGACGCCTTCCGATTTCTCCAAGGCGTTCACCGAACTGGATCTGAATGAGCACGGGCTGGATGTGGCGCTGTATATCGGTCAGGGCGACTGGTCCGGCGTGCGACGCCATAAACTGTTCCCGGAGCGGTTGCTGCCGGTGGCGGCGCCATCGCTGCGCGAGGAGCTGGAGGCCTTGGGGCGGGGCGAGGCTGACCCTGGTCGCTTACTGTTGCATTCCACCCGGCCCCATGTGTGGGCGCATTGGTTTGAAGCGCAGGGTTTTGACTTTACGACGCCAACCTGGCGCGCCCGCTTTGAACATTACTACATGGTGATCGAGGCGGCCATGCATGGACTGGGCGTCGCCCTGTTGCCGGAGGTGTTGGTGGCGCAGGAACTGCGCTCCGGCGCGCTGCTGGCGTTGAGTGAACGGGACTTGCCGCAAGCGGAAAATTACTATTTATTGCATCACCCGGCGCGCAGTGAGGAAAATAAAATCCGCGCGTTCAGGGACTGGTTGATGCGGACGGAAGGCGCGAGAGAAAACCCCGTCTTAAAGGGCAAATCTGCCGATGTGGAAAAGGATGGTTGATGAAAAACATGGCGCTCAAAGTGTTTAAAGTGTTGTTGGGCCTACTGTTTATTCTGCCAACGACGGTGTTGTATGTAATGGGAGTCTCTCTTGTCATTGAGAACTCCATATCGGATGCACGTTTTCCTCCTCTTGGTTCGATGGCGTATTTGGCAATGGCCTTTGTGGCGCTTCTGTCATTGATTTGGCTATGGGCGCGACACTCAGGCTATGTATTGAAAGATATCCAGATATGGGTATGGTTGGGTTTGATCATAGGGAATGGATTATTTTTTCATGTTATGAGTGACCCAGGCCCACTTGGCGTCTACACCATGACTAACAAGCTGATGATGGGTAACTTTAAAGTACTGCTGTGGTTTTGGCTTGTCGGCGGCGGACCCGCGCTGTTCTCATGGTATTTACTGTATAAGGTGTACAGGCAAGGTACGCGTCCACCACTACAGGATTACCCGACTGAAAACTCTCAGTGAGCGGGAATCAGCCGGCGGTTTTCCAGCGCGCCCTCATACTCCAGCACTTCCCGGAAACCATGGCGGGTATATATATCCTGTAGGGTTCCGTCTCTTTTCACGGCTTTCAATCCTGCGTTGAAGGCCGCCAGTTGATCTTCATAGTCAGGCGCTTTTTTGGAAAACACCACGTACAGGAATTTAACTTCCAGGGGCGGCTCCAGAAAACGGAGGTCGCGCAGATATTGTGGGTAGTTTTTTTCCAGCAGGTAGCGGGCGACGAATTTGTCGATGAAGATAAGCTGCACCCGATTATAGTAAAGACGCTGTAAGTTGGTGAGGTCGTCGACGACGTCTTCCTTGTACAGGAAGGACGCGCTGTCAAAAGTGTCGGTGTTGATATAGCCGCGCACCACGCCGAATTTATACTGTGACAGCGCCTGTAACGCCGCAAGCTGATTGATTCTGGGGTCTACGCTGAACTGGATGTCGCTGTCGTTGCGTACATAGAAGCCCACCGGACCGCCGAGAAAGGGATCGGAGTAAGCGAAATCCTCCAGGCGGGAGGAGGAGTAATATTCCGGGAACAGCGCGTCCATTTCCCCTCGTTCGGTCATATCCAGCGCCCGCGCCCAGGGCAGGAACTTGACGTTGGGAGTGTAGCCGCCGCGCTTGAAAGCCTCCGTCACCAGTTCGTAGACGAATCCAGAATTACGCATCTCTTCGCCGACATAAGGCTCCCAGTTGAGTGTGGCCAATGTCGTCGTCGGTCTTTGTGTCGCCATGACGGATGCGGACGGGAGCAGTAGGAAAGACAGCGTCAGCCCGGCGACTGCGCGGCGCGCTGATCCTGATCGCAGGAGGAGCCGTATCCAGTGAAAACGCCGTATCATCGGATATCCGTTATGATGTTTTGATTTACGGGTGCGTTCTAAAGCTTAGGTGAGTCCACCGTATTTGGCCAAAACAGGCGCTTCCTGTCGCCTGCGCCGGTGGATGGGGACGGCGAGCGGCGGCTGTCCGATCAGGCTATGCTTGTTCGAGAGGTAGTGAACGATGAATGTAGTATTGCGACCGGCCACGGCGGCTGACGCCGATACCGTGACCGATATTATGT contains:
- a CDS encoding SDR family NAD(P)-dependent oxidoreductase, producing MAYDLQDKVNLITGAASGIGKETALLLAQLGAELILSDINAEQGDAVAALIRDQGGRAHFCAADVTQAVQVAHLHAFVMEVCGRLDCAVNSAGVEHVNARMADIDEATWDQVIDINLKGVFLCMREQIKCMLPRRDGRIINLASIAGLRSAPSLAPYSASKFGVVGLSKSAAVEYASSGIRINAVCPSFINTPMVQRALQAMDEKKAQKVVRANPMQRLGEPEEIGRMIAWLCSDESSFMTGQAVALDGGLTA
- a CDS encoding NADP-dependent oxidoreductase; its protein translation is MSELLNKQYRLAKRPVGEPGDDTWEFCEQPVAQPGADEVLVKIQYVSLDPAMRGWLNEGKSYIAPVQIGEVMRAGAVGEVIASNHADFSPGDMVVGMLGVQQYAICNGKELHKVDTRIAPAPRYLGVLGMPGMTAYFGLLDTGKPQEGETVVVSGAAGAVGGVVGQIAKIKGCRVVGIAGGPEKCRYLTEELGFDGVVDYKNEDVMAGLKRECPNGVDVFFDNVGGDILDAVLTRINLHARIVICGAISQYNNTKPVKGPSNYLSLLVNRARMEGIVVFDNAKHYGKAAMEMAGWMAAGKLKAKEHVVEGIENFPNTLMMLFSGDNFGKLVLKVADN
- a CDS encoding ABC transporter substrate-binding protein, which translates into the protein MMTKFSALIRLSIRLALLCFALAGACRAADNLNMMTEDYAPLNFAENGRLQGVSVDLMEEMLQIAGYSQTRADMLLMPWARAYTHVQQSRNAVLFAMTRTEHRDGLFKWVGPIIPSHIVITARRDKSLRVASLQDLKTLRIATVRDDIGEQLLLNNGVPDSALRRTSSPQVALAMLSLGQVDAWAYGRLGAAWYIKQMKLKPADYEEIFTLKDSDQYFAFSLQTPDEIVQRFQQALDQLKNNGRHQAIVNKYVEGAL
- a CDS encoding acyltransferase family protein — translated: MANQAKTNIDWIDTAKGVCILLVVLHHVIITSYALPGVELSSTAVKFEHFHHLVSIYLAPLRMPLFFMISGFLVHRAVTQYRWSDVAQKRIYNLAYLFVLWGALQWLGVTLVNWAGGSEKQLTEVTNALYSSNPAEFISLTLTGSSSLWYLYALPWYFAICKLLSSRWPLAMLVLLTGHFIGQTFVHDWPTKSIIANGVFYGLGCFFGRHLFSLLSRISLRSIGLLAVFGLASLSLKLLHWEHFLFTSLLLVSISIMGFAFTQSIADFKMLRWMGKNTLQIYVLHRIFIEMAGVWLAPALVKAGVFDSSAAITGWYALYPTLATLGVTALSLFVWSLTNRGPGVFLYTAPDFHVRAARLSALVLKR
- a CDS encoding NAD(P)-dependent oxidoreductase; the encoded protein is MNIVFHSGAFDLQEWRQAAQTISPALQLLAPEEIAIEEIDVLLIWRPTLTDWTQARNLKLVIGLGAGIDGLIRQLRLPAGTPVERMRDAGMRQAMSEYATYAVLHFQRNFDQFRQAQQDKVWLPHSPYYRANRDTRVGVLGLGSLGGTVAQHLSQLGYSTSGWSRSGKSLAGVATFAGETALNEFLRQCDILINMLPHNAATEGFLSLNRLSRLPQGAAVVCLSRGAVTNENALLEHLDNGHLRGAMMDVFQQEPLPATHPLWNHPKVWVTPHQSAPTQIEPALREVMDILRERGLD
- a CDS encoding VOC family protein; its protein translation is MRPFHLAFPVTNLDAARAFYVDRFGCAIGRTAERWIDFDFFGHQITAHLVESPQEDAGRNAVDGDSIRVPHFGVILDKSEWEKVRDRITERCDTFLLPPKIRFVGEPGEQGTFFVSDPSGNVLEFKYFNSDADIFRT
- a CDS encoding LysR substrate-binding domain-containing protein → MRMLPPLNAVRTFECAARHLSFTKAAEELCVTPGAVSRAIAGLEERLQTPLFSQHKRRLQLTAAGRAYLFHVTQALDRLSLGTDELLQHRGEGGLLTIGALPTLGSRWLIPKLQDFQRRYPNISVEVKTTPSDFSKAFTELDLNEHGLDVALYIGQGDWSGVRRHKLFPERLLPVAAPSLREELEALGRGEADPGRLLLHSTRPHVWAHWFEAQGFDFTTPTWRARFEHYYMVIEAAMHGLGVALLPEVLVAQELRSGALLALSERDLPQAENYYLLHHPARSEENKIRAFRDWLMRTEGARENPVLKGKSADVEKDG
- a CDS encoding ABC transporter substrate-binding protein is translated as MATQRPTTTLATLNWEPYVGEEMRNSGFVYELVTEAFKRGGYTPNVKFLPWARALDMTERGEMDALFPEYYSSSRLEDFAYSDPFLGGPVGFYVRNDSDIQFSVDPRINQLAALQALSQYKFGVVRGYINTDTFDSASFLYKEDVVDDLTNLQRLYYNRVQLIFIDKFVARYLLEKNYPQYLRDLRFLEPPLEVKFLYVVFSKKAPDYEDQLAAFNAGLKAVKRDGTLQDIYTRHGFREVLEYEGALENRRLIPAH